From the Lathyrus oleraceus cultivar Zhongwan6 chromosome 4, CAAS_Psat_ZW6_1.0, whole genome shotgun sequence genome, one window contains:
- the LOC127075026 gene encoding probable calcium-binding protein CML18 → MNKKKNQVNLDDEQIAELREIFRSFDRNNDGTLTQLELNSLLRSLGLKPSAEQLEGFIQRADTNNNGLIEFSEFVALVAPELLPAKSPYTEEQLRQLFRMFDRDGNGFITAAELAHSMAKLGHALTAEELTGMIKEADMDGDGTISFQEFAQAITSAAFDNSWA, encoded by the coding sequence ATGAATAAAAAGAAAAACCAAGTGAATTTGGACGACGAACAAATCGCAGAACTCCGAGAAATTTTCCGATCATTCGACCGAAACAACGACGGAACCCTAACGCAACTGGAACTAAACTCGCTTCTCCGATCGCTTGGATTAAAGCCAAGCGCTGAACAATTGGAAGGATTCATCCAGAGAGCAGACACGAACAACAACGGACTGATTGAATTCTCGGAGTTCGTTGCTTTGGTGGCGCCGGAGTTGTTGCCGGCGAAGTCTCCGTATACGGAGGAGCAACTTCGACAGCTGTTCAGGATGTTTGATCGGGATGGAAATGGATTTATAACGGCGGCGGAATTGGCTCATTCGATGGCGAAATTGGGACACGCGTTGACGGCGGAGGAGTTGACGGGGATGATAAAGGAAGCGGATATGGATGGAGATGGGACGATCAGTTTTCAGGAATTTGCGCAAGCGATTACTTCGGCTGCTTTTGATAATTCATGGGCTTAA